The genomic interval TGTGATTGGCTAAAAACTCGACCAAAGAGAGTAGAAAAAGATATGCGTAAGTTAGACATAACGTTCCTCAGTACATCCTCCCGCCACATTTGCACTCTTTCAACGGCCAATCTCAATTGCAGGATTAAAAGCTACCTCGACCAAAACTGCGTAAACAATGCACGTAAACTGTTTGATGAAAACCCCTCGTCCCGAAATATCATCACGTGGAACGCAATGATCGCGGGGTACGTAAGGAACCACCAAATGCAATGTGCGCAGGACTTGTTCGATCAAATGCCCAATAAAGACGTGGTTTCGTGGAACACCATGCTCTCCGGTTTGCACAACACAAAAAATCCAGTAAGAGTGTATTTGTGCCTTCTGCAAATGGGGAGAGTTGGCTTGAGGCCCAATGAGTATACCGTGTCAATAGCAATCAGCGCTATTTTGGACTCAGTGTTCAATGTCTTGGTTTCGCAGATTCATGCTCATGCCGTCTGTTTGGCACATAATATGAGCGTTTTTGTTGGGTCAGCGTTGATGACAGGGTACACGAGTGTTGGGGATCAGGTTGGCTTACAGAGAGCATTTGATGAGATATTGGTGAAAGATGTTACGTCGTGGAATGCGTTGGTATCAGGTTACATGAAACTGGGTAGCATGGTTGAGGCTCAGAGGGTCTTTGATAGGATGCCAGAGAGGAATGTCGTTTCTTGGACGAGCTTGGTTAATGGATATGTACGCAATAAGAGAATAAACGAAGCTCGGTCTGTATTTGATCAAATGAGTGAAAGGAATGTGGTTTCGTGGACTGTAATGATAAGTGGGTATGTGCAAAATCAGAAAGTTATGGACGCATTAAAGCTTTTTATCTGTATGATGAAATCGGGGAGTCGGCCTAatcattttacattttcaaCCGTGTTAGACGCATGTGCTGGGTATTCTTCTCTTCTCGTGGGACAGCAGATTCATTCTGGCATCTTAAAGTCTGGTATACCAAGTGATGTAATCTTGTCAACCTCGATAGTTGATATGTATGCAAAATGCGGGGACATTGATGCCGCATTAGTTGTGTTTGAGTCGATGCCAAAGAAGAATTTGGTGTCATGGAACTCAATAATAGGAGGTTATGCCCGGCACGGATTAGCAACAAGAGCATTGGCAGAGTTCGAAAGAATGATAAAGGGTGGTGTTAGGCCTGATGGAGTTACATTTGTCAATGTTTTATCTGCATGTGGGCATGGAGGATTGATTGAAGAAGGTGAAAAGTACTTCAACTCCATGGTTGAGTACGCAATAAAGGCAGGAGTGGAGCATTATGCGTGCATGGTAGACCTCTATGGGAGAGCAGGTAAGCTGGAGAAAGCAGAGGAATTGATTAGGAGGATGCCTTTTGAACCTGATGTTGTTGTATGGGGTGCATTGCTTGGTGCGAGTGGCTTGCATTCGAGTCTGGAATTTGGTCAGATTGCTGCCGATGGAATATGCAAATTCAAAAATGATCATCCTGCAGTATATTCAATGCTCTCAAAGATTCATGGTGAAAAAGGAGTATGGAGCAGTGTAAGCGAGGTGAGGAGAATCATGAAGGAGAGGCGTGTTAGAAAGCAAAAGGCAGGTAGTTGGATCGAGTCTCCTTTCGGTGTAAGATGAACAAAATGACAGCGATTTCTGATTAAGACATTTTatctaacaaattataattCCATCAGAGATATTTCCATATTGTAAAATCTTGACTGGTCTTCTACTCTCTTCTGGCCATTTTACACAACAATCCAGACCATTCTACACTGTAAACCTTTTTTTAGACAAATGTTTGGGCGTAGATGTctctttgagagagagagagagtttcgaTGCATTCATATGATCATATCATATTCATTCcccattttttctcaaaattttaatcGCTTTCTTGATAAGTTTAAATGGCAATGAAACCACCAAATCCACAAACAATTTGAGATAGACGATACAATACAAAATTATAACTCACTAAAACTAACACTAGGTAATGATACAGAAATTTTGCCAAATTTCCAGAGCTTTCACCGAGACACTGGCTCTTTTGAGAGTAGATGAGCCAGATAATACAATGAAAGAATCCAGCTAATACGTATGGCCTTCTCTATGTCTATGGAGAAGACACATGCAAGTAGTCAAAAGATATGGACGGCAAGAACTTCATTTTCTGTTCTTGCTCTCCTCCCTGTCCTTCTCCCGCTTCTTGTAAAGCTTTTCAAGAACACGTTTGGCCTCGCACTGAGGGAAGTTCGTCAGATCATAATAGTGTGGTGCTATATCAATCAGCCTGTAACCCAAAGATTCACTGATTAGCGTGGAATATTCATCTAACAGCACTTTCATGCCACAGAGAAAAAGACTGAAATAAAGACTTCCATGCTACCACATAATCACAACAtcaaataaacttaataattgAGTCCCAAAAAGTTGCACTTGAAGTTGTTCGGCATCCTTAGTTTGATCTAAGCTACTCTAATTAACGAGTCCAGATAATGGCTTGGAACTTATTCATTGACAATACCAAGACCAAATACTGGAGTTCAACCATCCAagctgtgataccccatattgaATGCTAAGATTAAGTGGTGTATGGGATACCAAATTACTTGGGAATgaaaagtttttgctctttataatgattccaatgggactctaattgtatcattgactagtcattttggaatataggccaTGTGGCTTTCGTTGGGGCATTACTAATGGTATCATAGcctatcccaactagaaatgtaAGACTTGAGTTGTGCCACTTAAGATGGACTAGCCCGGCAAGGACATTAGAAATTTAAGGGCAAAGATTGTGATATGACAATACTAATTGATAAGAGTATGTGGTGTATGAcatctcacattgcttgagaattagaagttcttgctctttataatgattataatggggctccaattttatcattaactagtcattttggagtatacgACATGTGGCTTGGGTCTTCTATTGGGGTGTTCCACAggcaatataaaaaaatccagGTATCACAAGTGACTAAGTGTCCACCAATGGATCCTACGACCATGCCACTGTTCCCCCCAAACGATTCTCTCAAACCTTACCATAGGAATTGtaactcataaaatatattcGTATATACACTACAGTAAAAACTTGAAACTAACCATTCACCACGAATGTCTGTCACCGTGCGAATGAAATTCCTGCTGGTTAGAACATACTCATTATAAATTACCCACTCTGGCTTGTGATCCAAGCAATTCGATGGATGCAAGTGCACCACCTGCAAGACAGATTATGACAGAATCTCAAATGTCAATGCCGAACACACAAACCTAGACATAGCATATTTTGGAATGCTGCAGAAGATAGCCTGACAAATAGGAGCAATAAAGAAATCGTTTTGCATACTTGGTTGTCTTTCACTGTCAAGTAGTGTCCAGTACGTTCCATGTGAGCTACCTGCATGAAGTACCCTGCTAGCATAGCCTTCCTTATGTTGATGTAGTAGTCACGGCTGTTGAAATCAGTGCTACACAACTTGAGGTTAAACCTGGCCATGATCCGCACTAGCTGTTGTCTAACGTTATCAGCAGACTTCAATGCCCTATTATTGACAAAGTTATCATAACACCAAGAGGGATCCTCGCCTGCAACCCATTCCCAAACAAAGAATaatgtcaaaatcaaattacattaaaaataagttaCAATTCTCAaggatatattaaaatatttatatttaagaaaaaggACGAATAAAATACTTACTGTTTTGCTTGTAAGCATGATATACATTCAAGAGTGTGAGGTGATCTCCATCGATGTGCCCAAACCTAGCTTTCGCTTCATCAGCAGCTTTTTGAGCCTCCCTAGGCCGGACAAAGCAATTGGGTACTAAAGAAAGAAATTGGTTATCACAGAGGAGGCCCACGGAGGTCAGCAGATGCATAGAGGCGCGATACCATTTGCTTCATGAGAGAATACTGAGAAACTGCAACTAACTGCATCAGCACGCACTTAGAAATCCTATGGTACATGCCAACCGGGGGCATGGAACCCAGAGAAGACAGTTGCTGATGACAACCTAATTTGACACAGTTTTCTAACCCAGACACATGTACTTGCATGTGATAGCAGTTAGAAGACATCATATGCACAGAAATTTGCCAGTGCACATGCCAGACCAATGGCAGAGCATCCAATAATGATGCAGCCAGACACAACTCTCCTACAATAGTGAGACAGGACTCAAGACAAAATGAGAGTGAGTGAGAAAGAAAACAATACCTGAAAGCATGGCAGAGATTGAAAGAATTTCATTTGAACAATTGAATTCAGTGCTAACAACGAGCATCTTTGACATCTGAGGATCTAATGGAAACTCGCTCATAATTTCCCCAAGTTTTGTTAAATTTCCATCATCATCTAATGCACCCAAGTAATTCAAAACCTCTAGGGCGCGCATCAATGTCTCGGGGCAGGTGGGTccataaaatcaaaatgcaCAAGATCATCTATCCCCAGTTTTTTCAAGGTAAGAACAGTATTTGCAAGGTTTGATCTCAATATTTCTGGATAGGTCTGTGGCTGAAGATCATTATTGAAGCTTCTCTCCGTATAGAGTCTAAAGCATTTCCCAGGCTGAGTTCTTCCAGCACGCCCTGATCTCTGGTGTGCACTAGCCTTAGATATCGGAGATACCAACAAGGATTCAACACGCACTCTTGGGTTATAaactttttgttttgcaaaCCCAGGGTCAATAACATATACTATACCATCGATGGTCAGAGAAGTTTCTGCAATGTTTGTTGACACCACAATCTTCCTTCCTGGAGGACCACCCTCCTTTGCTGAAGGTGGAGCTGGTTCAAATATCTTCTGCTGCATTGCTGGGGGGAGGGTAGAATACAAAGGCACTGCTTTCACAGGTCCCACCTGGTCACCCAGATTTGCAACCTCTTTTGCTATTTTTCGGCATGCATCTTCTATCTCCTCCTCGCCGGTGAGGAACACAAGTATATCTCCAGGAGGTTCACACATGTGGATCTGCACTACTGTTCGAATTGCCGCCTCCAGATAGTCCCTTTCAGGTTCCTGGGTGTAGAATATCTCCACCGGATGAAGCCTACCAGGAACTTTCATAAGCGGTGCACCATTAAAATAACCCTGAAACTTTTCAGCTTCAAGAGTTGCACTCATCACAACTACCTTAAGGTCAGgtctatttttcaatacttcCTTCAGAAGCCCAAATAGAACATCCGTTGCCAATGTTCTTTCATGAGCCTCATCAAGTATTATAACTTTGTAGCGTTCTAGAAGTGGATCTGTCATCGCTTCTCTTAAGAGCATACCATCTGTTAGATACCTATCACATATCATAACAATATAAGTTATAAGTAAACTTGCAACTTAAGTAGCAGCTTCTAATACCTCcctccccacaaaaaaaaaaaaaaaaaatcaaagaaaacaggatgaagaagagaaatatCAAAACTGGAGGATAAGCTTACTTCAAAACTGTTCTTGCACTACTGCAGTCTTCAAAACGGATGCTATAACCAACCTCTTCTCCAATAGTTACATCCATCTCTTCGGCCACACGGCGTGAAACAGACATTGCAGCAACCCTACGAGGTTGGGTGCATGCAATCATCATCTTTCTGCGTTTATCTGGAGTTTCTATATCAACAGCTTCCAAAACGAATTGGGGAATCTGTAGAACAGGGAGATATTATTAGTCAGTTATTTACTTCAATTATGCAAGAAAATCTATCAGGATATAGATCCAGTAGATGTAAACTATTCTTTGTGCacataaaaacaaagaagaacaTGTCTACTACAAGCTACAGCACAACATCAAATTCTATCAAAACACGTTGTACTACCATCACGGAATACAAGACGACCCGGCATCCAATAAGGTCCCGAAATCACCACTCCATACGAATAATCATCATAAAGCCAAATAAACCATATGGGCGAGCAGACACAATGAGATATTAAACACTAACTAAAAATCAAGCAGCAACTCACTaacacagaaaaagaaaatagcgGTGTCCGGACAGAATGCGCTTAGTAAGTATGGTTCATCAAAAACTGTATAAtgacaaaaacacaaaaataaaaaactgaaatttagCAATTGGAATTTCAGTATCTCATAGAGGACAGACCACAAAGCTCACTTCGGTTGCCTACAAAATATGcggaaagaacaaagaaaattgCCTAGAGGTTTTCTGCATCTCACTTAGAACGAATCAGTTGAATCCTACACAACGCAAAGCACAATAACGAACACTTTGCGCCACAGTAATCTGTCTTTCAGCCAAGCACTTATTTCAGTTTTCCCAAACTAACCTGCGTGGTTTTGCCACTGCCAGTCTCACCGACGAGGATAATAGTCTGATTCGCCTTGAGGACCTGCAAGAACTCCTCCTTCTGGTGCCACACGGGTAAGCTCCTCCTCTTCTCCAGTATCTCATGGTACCTTGGCGAGTATGCCCTCCCTGTCCACCTATTGATCCCACTACTGATACCATTGTTGCTCATCGCCGCCGTAGCTACTCCTCCGCCGTTCGATTTCCTGATCTTCGCCGGCAACGAGGTGTCGTCCACCACGTCGAACAAGCTCACCTTTCTCCTCCTTTCCGTACCCATCAGAAAACCTAACCCTAATCCTAAAAGTACCGAACCCGAACAAGTCGGGACCTCCGGATcctagttttaaaaaataagacaaaatCTGACTC from Juglans microcarpa x Juglans regia isolate MS1-56 chromosome 4S, Jm3101_v1.0, whole genome shotgun sequence carries:
- the LOC121263374 gene encoding pentatricopeptide repeat-containing protein At4g02750-like, whose translation is MKEPCDWLKTRPKRVEKDMRKLDITFLSTSSRHICTLSTANLNCRIKSYLDQNCVNNARKLFDENPSSRNIITWNAMIAGYVRNHQMQCAQDLFDQMPNKDVVSWNTMLSGLHNTKNPVRVYLCLLQMGRVGLRPNEYTVSIAISAILDSVFNVLVSQIHAHAVCLAHNMSVFVGSALMTGYTSVGDQVGLQRAFDEILVKDVTSWNALVSGYMKLGSMVEAQRVFDRMPERNVVSWTSLVNGYVRNKRINEARSVFDQMSERNVVSWTVMISGYVQNQKVMDALKLFICMMKSGSRPNHFTFSTVLDACAGYSSLLVGQQIHSGILKSGIPSDVILSTSIVDMYAKCGDIDAALVVFESMPKKNLVSWNSIIGGYARHGLATRALAEFERMIKGGVRPDGVTFVNVLSACGHGGLIEEGEKYFNSMVEYAIKAGVEHYACMVDLYGRAGKLEKAEELIRRMPFEPDVVVWGALLGASGLHSSLEFGQIAADGICKFKNDHPAVYSMLSKIHGEKGVWSSVSEVRRIMKERRVRKQKAGSWIESPFGVR
- the LOC121263375 gene encoding LOW QUALITY PROTEIN: probable pre-mRNA-splicing factor ATP-dependent RNA helicase DEAH2 (The sequence of the model RefSeq protein was modified relative to this genomic sequence to represent the inferred CDS: inserted 1 base in 1 codon); the protein is MGTERRRKVSLFDVVDDTSLPAKIRKSNGGGVATAAMSNNGISSGINRWTGRAYSPRYHEILEKRRSLPVWHQKEEFLQVLKANQTIILVGETGSGKTTQIPQFVLEAVDIETPDKRRKMMIACTQPRRVAAMSVSRRVAEEMDVTIGEEVGYSIRFEDCSSARTVLKYLTDGMLLREAMTDPLLERYKVIILDEAHERTLATDVLFGLLKEVLKNRPDLKVVVMSATLEAEKFQGYFNGAPLMKVPGRLHPVEIFYTQEPERDYLEAAIRTVVQIHMCEPPGDILVFLTGEEEIEDACRKIAKEVANLGDQVGPVKAVPLYSTLPPAMQQKIFEPAPPSAKEGGPPGRKIVVSTNIAETSLTIDGIVYVIDPGFAKQKVYNPRVRVESLLVSPISKASAHQRSGRAGRTQPGKCFRLYTERSFNNDLQPQTYPEILRSNLANTVLTLKKLGIDDLVHFDFMDPPXPETLMRALEVLNYLGALDDDGNLTKLGEIMSEFPLDPQMSKMLVVSTEFNCSNEILSISAMLSVPNCFVRPREAQKAADEAKARFGHIDGDHLTLLNVYHAYKQNSEDPSWCYDNFVNNRALKSADNVRQQLVRIMARFNLKLCSTDFNSRDYYINIRKAMLAGYFMQVAHMERTGHYLTVKDNQVVHLHPSNCLDHKPEWVIYNEYVLTSRNFIRTVTDIRGEWLIDIAPHYYDLTNFPQCEAKRVLEKLYKKREKDREESKNRK